The genomic DNA ACCCGGCCCGGGACGTTGACGCCCAGCGCGGGGGAGTGCACCACCCGGTCGCCCGGGTCGAAACCGCCGAACCGGCCCGGCCCGGGGTTCAGCCGGGCCTTCGCCGCCGCGTTCAGCGCCCGCGTGCCGGCCGCGCCGCCGTGGCCCGGCGTCAGCAGCACCGTCTGCTCGGCGGGGATGCCCAGCGCGCGGGGAATGGAGTCCGACAGCAGCTGCACCGCCCGGTGCACCGCCTCGCCGGCGTCCTTCACCCCGAGGATGACCACCTCCTTGTCCGGCGCCTCGACGGCCGACAGCTCGCCGATGCCGATGCCCGACACCAGCTCGCCGATCGGCCCGAAGTCCGGCGTCCGGGACGCCACCGCCGGGCAGGCCCTGGCCGCCAGCAGGTCGGCGAAGAACCGGCCGGGGCCCGCCGACCAGAGCTGGCCCGGGTCGCCGCTGAGCACCAGCCGGGTGCCGTCCGCGAGCGACTCCAGCAGCGTCGCCGCCAGCTCCACGTCCAGCAGCGGCGCGTCCAGCACCAGCAGCACGTCCAGCGACAGCGTGCCGTCCACGGACCGGCCCGGACCGGACGCGCCCGCCAGCAGCGCGCCCAGCGGCACCACCCGCTCCCGCGCGGGGGAGCCCTCCGGCAGCATCGCCACCAGGCCGTCCCGGCCCTGGTCCGTCCACGTCGCCGCCCAGGCGCGCAGGCCCAGCCCGTGCGCCGCCGCCAGCAGCGCGGCGACCTCGCCGCGCGCCGCCTCGCCGCCGGTGTGCAGCACCACGCCGTTCTCCGCCGCCGCCCGGATCAGCGCCGCGGCCGAGGAGGACGCCGCCGCCCCCGCCGCCTCCTCCCAGGCCGCCGGACCCGGCTGCACCGGGGCGCCGCCGGTCGGGTCCACCCACCCGTCGGCGTCGCCCGCACCGGCGTCGCCCGCGGCGGCCGCCGGGCCGGGCCGGTCGGCCGCGTCGCTGTCCGCCGCCGAACCCGCGTCCCCGTCCGCACCGGACGGAGCCCCGGCGTCGTCCCCGTCCGCCACGGCGGGCCCGTCGCCCGCGTCGGCGGGCCCGTCGCCCGCGTCGGCCGGGCGGCCCCCGTCGTCCCCGGCGGCGCCCCTCGCGGCCTCGTACTCCTCGTCGTCGCCCGGCACGAACGTGGACATCACCCGAACGAGACCGTCCGCGAGGCTCTCCTCCGCCAGCGCCAGGCGCTCCAGCGCGAGGACGGTCCGCATCGGCGGCTCCTCGTCCTCGTCCGCGGCGGCGCCCGGACGCCCCGGCAGCTCCTCCTGGAAGGCCATCACCCGCCCGTCGACCACCACCGCCTGCAGTGCGGCCGCCGGATCGGGCAGCCCCAGCCGCTCCAGCCCGGCGGACACCTCGCCGATCTCCTGCGCCGAGTGCCCGCGCAGCGCGGCCTGCTCCAGCAGCCACGGCACCAGGGCCTGCGCCCGCCGCGGGTCCCCGGGGCCGGCCTCGGCGCCCAGCAGGCCGCGGGCGAACCCGTCCGCGTGCTCGGGCCGGACGCCGGGCAGCGCCAGCACCGCCCACGGGTCCTCGCGCAGCAGCTGCGCCGCGCCCTCGCCGAGCTCCGCGACCGCCGGGCCGGCCAGCGCGGCGGGCGCCCCGCCGGCGGTGAGCACCTCGGTGGTGGCCTTCAGCGCCGCGGCCCGCTGCTCGTCCGTGACCGCGCCGCCGGACGGCGCCTCCGGGCCCGCCGGGCCGGCCTGACCCGTCTCGGTCGCGCCGACCGCGCGGATCGCCTCCGCGAGCGCGGCGACCGTGCCCGCCCGCTCCTCGGGTGCCGTGCGCCCGGTTTCGGTCATGGGTGAAACTCCTTACGGCCGGCCGCCTACAGCTCCGTCCAGCCCTGGTCCGGGTAGCGGTGCGTCGGGGCCGACACGTCGTCCAGCGCACCGCGGATCTCACCCGGAAGCGTAAGGGCCTCGACCGACAGTGACGTCTGCAGCTGGGCGGCGGTCCGGGCGCCGAGCAGCGTGCTCGCCACCCCGGGCCGGTCGCGGACCCAGGCGAGGGCGACCTTCAGCGGGGTGGAGGCGAGCCCGTCGGCGGCGGTGGCGAGGGCGTCGACGATCCGCCGGGAGCGCTCGCCGAGGTACGGCTGGACGAAGCCGGCCAGGTGCGGGGAGGCCCCCCGCGACTCGGGCGGGACGCCGTGCCGGTACTTGCCGGTGAGCACGCCCCGGCCGAGCGCGGAGGAGGCGACCACGCCGATCCCGGCGTCCAGCGCGGCGGGCAGCACCTCGCGTTCGATGCCGCGCTGCAGCAGCGAGTACTCCATCTGCGCCCCGGCCAGCGGCACCCGACCGGGATGGCCCAGCTGCCAGGCGGCGGCCTTGGCGAGCTGCCAGCCGCTGTAGTTGGAGACGCCCACGTACCGGGCCCGGCCGGAGGCGACGGCCAGGTCGAGCGCGTGCATGGTCTCCTCGCCGGGGGTGGCGGGGTCGAAGGCGTGGACCTGCCACAGGTCGACGTAGTCGGTGCCGAGCCGGCGCAGCGAGGCGTCCAGGGCGGAGAGCAGGTGGCCGCGGGAGGTGTCGAAGCGGCGGCCGGTGGCGCCGGTCGAGCCGGCCTTGGTGGCGATGACCAGTTCGGAGCGCGGGACGAGCCCGTCGGTGAGCCGGGAGAGCAGGTACTCGGCGCCCCCGTCGGCGTACACGTCCGCGGTGTCGATCAGGGTGCCTCCGGCGTCGACGAAGGCCTTGAGCTGTTCAGCGGCCTCGTGCTCGTCGGTGTCCCGGCCCCAGGTCATGGTGCCGAGCCCGAGCCGGGACACCCGGAGTCCCGTCCGGCCGAGGTGTCGCTGTTCCACGGGTTGGCCTCCGTCGGCTGTATTTCGCGGTGAACGTGCAGGTGGGGAGTGGGTCCACCCGCCGCTGGCTGAGCGTAGCGGCGTTTGCCGCCGGCTCCCGCGCGACCCGCAGACGCGGGCCGGCGGGACGTGACGCGGGCCACGCCTACCGGCCAGTAGCGTGACCCGTGCCGCCGCGGCTACGGTGACGGCACCACCGACTGGAAGGCTTGGGCACGCAGATGCGACTGGGTATCAACCTCGGTTACTGGGGACTGGGCATGGACGCCGACAACATCGCCGTCGCCCAGGAGGCGGACCGGCTCGGCTACGACGTCTGCTGGGCCGCCGAGGCGTACGGCTCGGACGCCGCCACCGTGCTCTCCTTCGTCGCGGCGAAGACCGAGCGGATCGACGTCGGCTCGGCGATCTTCCAGATCCCGGCCCGCACCCCCGCGATGACCGCGATGACCGCCGCCACCCTGGACACCCTCTCCGGCGGCCGCTTCCGGCTCGGCCTCGGCGTCTCCGGCCCGCAGGTCTCGGAGGGCTGGTACGGCGTCAAGTTCGACAAGCCGCTGGCCCGCACCCGCGAGTACGTGGAGATCATCCGCAAGGCGATGTCCCGCGAGCGCCTGGTCCACCAGGGCGCGAACTGGACCCTGCCGCTGCCCGACGGGCCCGGCAAGCCGCTGAAGCTCACCGTCCACCCCGTGCGCGAGCACATCCCGCTGTACATCGCCGCGATCGGCCCCAAGAACCTCGAACAGACCGGCGAGATCGCCGACGGCTGGCTCGGCATCTTCTTCGCCCCCGAGCACGCTGCCCTCTCCGTCGACCCGCTCGCCGCCGGCCGCGCCAAGGCCGGCCTCACCCTGGACGGCTTCGACCTCTGCCCCACCGTCAACCTGGCGGTCGGCGAGGACGTCAAGGCCGCCGCCGACGGCCTGCGCTCCTACGCCGCGCTCTACATCGGCGGCATGGGCAGCAAGGAGAAGAACTTCTACAACCAGCTCACCCGCCGCATGGGCTACGAACAGGCCGCCGACGAGGTCCAGGAGCGCTACCTCGCCAAGGACTACGCCGGCGCCGCGGCCGCCGTCCCGCACGACCTGATCGACGCCACCGCCCTGCTCGGCACCAAGGAGCGGATCGCCGACCGCATGCAGGCCTACGCCGACGCCGGCGTCACCACCCTCACCCTCGCCCCCTCCGGCTTCGGCCTGGAGGAGCGCGTCGCCGCCCTGCGCACCGGCATCGAGGCCCTGGAGCTCGCCGGCCTCGCGTAGCGGGCGCCGCTACAGCCAGCCGGAGCGCTTGAAGACGCGGTGCAGGAGGAGGCAGACCACGGCCATCACGCCGACCGCGGCCGGGTAGCCCCAGGGCTGGCGCAGCTCCCACATGTGCTCGAAGTTCATGCCGTAGATGCCCGCGATCATGGTGGGGACGGCGGCCAGGGCGGCCCAGGCGGAGATCTTCCGCATGTCGCTGTTCTGCTGGACGCTCACCTGGGCGAGGTTGGCGCTGAGGATGTCGGTGAGCAGTCGGTCCAGGCCGTCGACCGCCTCGTTGACCTTGGCGAGGTGGTCGGCGACGTCGCGGAAGTACGGACGCAGCCCGTCCGGGACGAACGGCACCCAGACCGACGGCCAGGCGGGTGCGGCGGCCTGCCCGGAGAGCCGGCGGGCCGGTTCGGCGAGCGGCAGGGTGCCCCGGCGGAAGGCGACCACCTGGCGCTTGAAGGCGTAGATCTGCTCGGCCAGGCCCGTGGTCCGGCCGGGGGCGAAGACGGTGGCCTCCAGCTCGTCCAGGTCGTCCTGGAGGGCGCCCGCCACGTCCAGGTAGCTGTCGACGACCAGGTCGAAGACCGCGTACAGGACGGCGGCGGGGCCCTCGCGGAGCAGTTCGGGCTGCTCCTCCAGCTCGACCCGCAGGTTCTTCAGCGGGCTGTCCGCGCCGCGCCGCACGGTCATCACGTACGCGTCGCCGAGGATCACCATCACCTCGCCGACCGAGATCGGCTGCCCGTTGCCGTGGTGGCCGACGGTCTTGAGCACCATGAAGACCGAGTCGTCGTAGACGTCCAGCTTGGGCCGCTGGTGCGAGGTGACGACGTCCTCCACGGCCAGCGGGTGCAGGCCGAACTCGGCGGTGACGTGCTCGAACTCCTCGGCGGTGGGCTCGAACAGGCCGATCCAGACGAAACCGTCACCGGCGGCGCGCACCGCGTCCAGGGCGTCCGAGAAGTCCGCGGGCCCCGTGGTGCGGTGGCCGTCCCGGTAGGTGGCGCAATCGACGATCATGCGGGCCATTGTGGCCTGCCCGGGGCCGCCCGCGCGCCCCGTCCGGGCAAGCCGCCGAGGAACGGCGGTACCCGCTCCCGTCGCGGCCGGCACGCCGTAGGCTTGGCCGCATGCCCACGCTGCTGCTTGTCCGCCACGGCCGTTCGACCGCCAACACGGCCGGGATCCTGGCCGGCTGGACGCCCGGCGTCGACCTCGACGAGACCGGGCGCGCGCAGGCCGCCGAGCTGCCCGGGCGGCTCGCGGGCATCCCGCTGGCTCAGGTGGTCAGCAGCCCGCTGGAGCGCTGTCGGCAGACGGTCGAGCCGCTGCTCGCCGCCCGGCCCGAGCTCGGCGCCGCCGCGCTGGACGAGCGGATCGGCGAGTGCCACTACGGCGAGTGGACCGGCCGACCGCTGCGCGAGCTGGCCGAGGAGCCGCTGTGGCGCACCGTCCAGGACCACGCCTCGGCGGCCGCCTTCCCCGGCGGCGAGTCGCTGCGCGAGCTCAGCCACCGCACCGTGACCGCCGTCCGCGAGTGGAACGACAAGATCGCCGTCGAGCACGGCCCGGACGCGGTCTGGCTGGCCGCCAGCCACGGCGACGTGATCAAGGCGGTGGTCGCCGACGCGCTCGGCCTGCACCTGGACCACTTCCAGCGGATCTCGGTCGAGCCCTGCTCGGTCACCGCGATCCGGTACACCCCGCACCGGCCGTTCCTGCTGCGCCTCGGCGACACCGGCGGGCTGTCCGGCCTGGCGCCCCGGCCCGGCGGCCCGGCGCACGCGCCCGGACGCGAGGGGGACGCGACGGTCGGCGGGGAGACCGGTACGGCGTAGGGTGGCGGTGGAAGAACCGGCACTCCGTGCCCCGTCCGCCCAGACCCCCCGTTCGCCAGTCCCGATCCGGAGCGAGAGCGTGCCCCGTCAGGTCTTCTTCTACGACCAGCCCGAGCGATTCGTGGCCGGCACCGTCGGCCAGCCCGGTGCCCGGGCGTTCTACCTGCAGGCCAGTTCGCGGGGCCGGATCACCAGCGTGCTGCTGGAGAAGGGGCAGGTCGCGGCGCTCGCCGAGCGGATCGAGGAGGTCCTGGACGAGGCGCTGCGCCGCACCGGCGGCGACTCCGCGATCCCGGCGGTCGCCCCCGCCGACCTGATCGACAGCGCTCCGCTGGACCTGCCGCTGGAGCAGGAGTTCCGGGTCGGCACCATGGCGCTCGCCTGGGACGGCGTCGAGGAGTGCCTGGTGGTCGAGGCGCAGGCGTACGTCGAGGAGCCCGAGGACGCCGAGGAGGCGGACGAGGGCACCGCCTTCGACGACGAGGACGGGCCCGACATGCTGCGGGTGCGGCTCAGCGGCGCGATGGCCCGGGTGTTCGCCAAGCGGGCCCTGGAGCTGGTCGACGCGGGCCGCAAGCCCTGCCCGTTCTGCAACCTGCCGCTCGACCCCGAGGGCCACCTCTGCCCCCGCGCGAACGGCTACCGGCGCTGACCGTGGACGCCGCCGAGCACGAGCCGGAGCAGGACCAGGAGCACGGGCTGCCGGAGGAGGCGCTGCCGGGCACCGACCCGGCCGCCAGCGCCGCGCTCGCCGCCGACCCCGCCACCGCGCTCGCCCTGCTGCGGGAGGGCGAGCTGGAGATCCACGGGCGGCTCACCGACGCCTCCAACGCCGTCCTCTACTGCACCGTCACCCTGGACGGCCTGACCGCGCCGTGCGTCTACAAGCCGGTGGCCGGCGAACGCCCGCTCTGGGACTTCCCCGACGGCACCCTGGCCGGCCGCGAGGTCGCCGCGTACGAGATCGCCGCGGCCACCGGCTGGGCGCTGGTCCCGCCCACCGTGCTGCGCGGGGGCCCGGCCGGCCCCGGCATGGTGCAGCTGTGGATCGAACCCGACCCCGAGGCCCCCGAACTGCTCGCCCTGCAGGACCCGGCCGGGCCCGAGGACGGCTGGCTGCCGATCGTCCGCGCCGAGGTCGGCGAGGGCCGGGTCGCGCTGCTGGTCCACCGTGACGACCGGCGGCTGCGCCGGCTCGCCGTGCTCGACGCGGTGCTCAACAACGCCGACCGCAAGGGCGGCCACTGGATCGGCGCGGCCGACGGCCGGATCTACGGCATCGACCACGGCGTCACCCTGAACACCGAGGACAAGCTCCGCACCCTGCTCTGGGGCTGGGCCGACCAGCCGCTGCCGGACGAGGCGCAGCCCGTGCTGAAGGCCCTCCTCGCCGATCTGGACGGCCCGCTCGGCGCCCGGCTGGCCCCCCACCTGACCGCCGCCGAACTGGACGCCCTGCGGGCCCGGACCGCCCGGCTCGCCGGGACCGGACGCCACCCGCTGCCGTCGGCTGACTGGCCATCTATTCCCTGGCCGCCGGTCTGATACCGAAGCGAAACCGGGCGGAAGCGGAATCCAGCCGATCCAGCCAACTGGTTGGTCTTTCAAATGATCGCGAGGTTAGAGTCGGTGCCATGCATGCCTGGCCCGCCTCCGAGGTTCCCGCCCTGCCCGGTCAGGGGCTTCCCCTGCGCATCCACGACACCGCCACCGGCACCGTCAGAACGGTCGAGCCCACCGGCCCGACCGCCCGGCTGTACGTCTGCGGCATCACCCCCTACGACGCGACCCACCTGGGCCACGCTGCCACCTACAACACCTTCGACCTGGTGCAGCGGGTCTGGAAGGACGCCGGCCACGACGTCCTCTACGTGCAGAACGTCACCGACGTCGACGACCCGCTGCTGGAGCGGGCCATCGAGACCGGCCAGGACTGGACCGAACTCGCCGAGCGCGAGACCGCCCTCTTCCGCGAGGACATGACCGCCCTGCGGATGCTCCCGCCGGCCCACTACATCGGCGCCGTCGAGTCCATCCCGTGGATCGTCCCGCTGGTGAAGGACCTGCTGGCGAGCGGCGCCGCGTACGAGCTCGACGGGGACGTCTACTTCTCCGCCGACGCCGACCCGCGCTTCGGCGGCGTCTCCGGCCTCAGCCGCGAGGAGATGCTCCCGGTCTTCGCCGAGCGCGGCGGCGACCCGCAGCGCCCCGGCAAGAAGCACCCGCTGGACGCCATGCTCTGGATGGCCGCCCGCCCGGGCGAGCCCGCCTGGGACACCGAGCTCGGCCACG from Kitasatospora terrestris includes the following:
- a CDS encoding DUF3090 family protein; translated protein: MPRQVFFYDQPERFVAGTVGQPGARAFYLQASSRGRITSVLLEKGQVAALAERIEEVLDEALRRTGGDSAIPAVAPADLIDSAPLDLPLEQEFRVGTMALAWDGVEECLVVEAQAYVEEPEDAEEADEGTAFDDEDGPDMLRVRLSGAMARVFAKRALELVDAGRKPCPFCNLPLDPEGHLCPRANGYRR
- a CDS encoding aldo/keto reductase, encoding MEQRHLGRTGLRVSRLGLGTMTWGRDTDEHEAAEQLKAFVDAGGTLIDTADVYADGGAEYLLSRLTDGLVPRSELVIATKAGSTGATGRRFDTSRGHLLSALDASLRRLGTDYVDLWQVHAFDPATPGEETMHALDLAVASGRARYVGVSNYSGWQLAKAAAWQLGHPGRVPLAGAQMEYSLLQRGIEREVLPAALDAGIGVVASSALGRGVLTGKYRHGVPPESRGASPHLAGFVQPYLGERSRRIVDALATAADGLASTPLKVALAWVRDRPGVASTLLGARTAAQLQTSLSVEALTLPGEIRGALDDVSAPTHRYPDQGWTEL
- a CDS encoding ATP-binding domain-containing protein; this translates as MTETGRTAPEERAGTVAALAEAIRAVGATETGQAGPAGPEAPSGGAVTDEQRAAALKATTEVLTAGGAPAALAGPAVAELGEGAAQLLREDPWAVLALPGVRPEHADGFARGLLGAEAGPGDPRRAQALVPWLLEQAALRGHSAQEIGEVSAGLERLGLPDPAAALQAVVVDGRVMAFQEELPGRPGAAADEDEEPPMRTVLALERLALAEESLADGLVRVMSTFVPGDDEEYEAARGAAGDDGGRPADAGDGPADAGDGPAVADGDDAGAPSGADGDAGSAADSDAADRPGPAAAAGDAGAGDADGWVDPTGGAPVQPGPAAWEEAAGAAASSSAAALIRAAAENGVVLHTGGEAARGEVAALLAAAHGLGLRAWAATWTDQGRDGLVAMLPEGSPARERVVPLGALLAGASGPGRSVDGTLSLDVLLVLDAPLLDVELAATLLESLADGTRLVLSGDPGQLWSAGPGRFFADLLAARACPAVASRTPDFGPIGELVSGIGIGELSAVEAPDKEVVILGVKDAGEAVHRAVQLLSDSIPRALGIPAEQTVLLTPGHGGAAGTRALNAAAKARLNPGPGRFGGFDPGDRVVHSPALGVNVPGRVLDGDAAGLHLELGDGERLTLSPAQAAKLRHGWAVTAHQAVGRRWPAVVAVLPEDAAAGLTRQWVYTAFGRAERHLSVVHAAGPALAQAVAERPAQDRTTRLRAILTEQ
- a CDS encoding SCO1664 family protein, coding for MPGTDPAASAALAADPATALALLREGELEIHGRLTDASNAVLYCTVTLDGLTAPCVYKPVAGERPLWDFPDGTLAGREVAAYEIAAATGWALVPPTVLRGGPAGPGMVQLWIEPDPEAPELLALQDPAGPEDGWLPIVRAEVGEGRVALLVHRDDRRLRRLAVLDAVLNNADRKGGHWIGAADGRIYGIDHGVTLNTEDKLRTLLWGWADQPLPDEAQPVLKALLADLDGPLGARLAPHLTAAELDALRARTARLAGTGRHPLPSADWPSIPWPPV
- a CDS encoding magnesium and cobalt transport protein CorA; the encoded protein is MIVDCATYRDGHRTTGPADFSDALDAVRAAGDGFVWIGLFEPTAEEFEHVTAEFGLHPLAVEDVVTSHQRPKLDVYDDSVFMVLKTVGHHGNGQPISVGEVMVILGDAYVMTVRRGADSPLKNLRVELEEQPELLREGPAAVLYAVFDLVVDSYLDVAGALQDDLDELEATVFAPGRTTGLAEQIYAFKRQVVAFRRGTLPLAEPARRLSGQAAAPAWPSVWVPFVPDGLRPYFRDVADHLAKVNEAVDGLDRLLTDILSANLAQVSVQQNSDMRKISAWAALAAVPTMIAGIYGMNFEHMWELRQPWGYPAAVGVMAVVCLLLHRVFKRSGWL
- a CDS encoding histidine phosphatase family protein gives rise to the protein MPTLLLVRHGRSTANTAGILAGWTPGVDLDETGRAQAAELPGRLAGIPLAQVVSSPLERCRQTVEPLLAARPELGAAALDERIGECHYGEWTGRPLRELAEEPLWRTVQDHASAAAFPGGESLRELSHRTVTAVREWNDKIAVEHGPDAVWLAASHGDVIKAVVADALGLHLDHFQRISVEPCSVTAIRYTPHRPFLLRLGDTGGLSGLAPRPGGPAHAPGREGDATVGGETGTA
- the mshC gene encoding cysteine--1-D-myo-inosityl 2-amino-2-deoxy-alpha-D-glucopyranoside ligase produces the protein MHAWPASEVPALPGQGLPLRIHDTATGTVRTVEPTGPTARLYVCGITPYDATHLGHAATYNTFDLVQRVWKDAGHDVLYVQNVTDVDDPLLERAIETGQDWTELAERETALFREDMTALRMLPPAHYIGAVESIPWIVPLVKDLLASGAAYELDGDVYFSADADPRFGGVSGLSREEMLPVFAERGGDPQRPGKKHPLDAMLWMAARPGEPAWDTELGHGRPGWHIECVAIALQFLGMSFDIQGGGSDLSFPHHEMGAAHAQVATGEHPYARAYVHAGMVGLDGHKMSKSRGNLVFVSALRRDGVDPAAIRLALLGHHYRSDWEWTTGDLDAATARLARWRAAVSRPDGPSAEGMLAAVREALANDLDAPAALAAVDAWVTLQETDGGTDIGAPGLVSRTVDALLGVAL
- a CDS encoding LLM class F420-dependent oxidoreductase, producing the protein MRLGINLGYWGLGMDADNIAVAQEADRLGYDVCWAAEAYGSDAATVLSFVAAKTERIDVGSAIFQIPARTPAMTAMTAATLDTLSGGRFRLGLGVSGPQVSEGWYGVKFDKPLARTREYVEIIRKAMSRERLVHQGANWTLPLPDGPGKPLKLTVHPVREHIPLYIAAIGPKNLEQTGEIADGWLGIFFAPEHAALSVDPLAAGRAKAGLTLDGFDLCPTVNLAVGEDVKAAADGLRSYAALYIGGMGSKEKNFYNQLTRRMGYEQAADEVQERYLAKDYAGAAAAVPHDLIDATALLGTKERIADRMQAYADAGVTTLTLAPSGFGLEERVAALRTGIEALELAGLA